GGTTTGTTTACTCTGGGGTGTTTCAAGCCGAACTCACCTGTCAGCAGTTTTCACCCATTTGGGCACATAACTACCAGGAAGCTAGCTATCCGATCGCGGTTTTTGAGTGGACGGCTCACAACCCCACCGACCAACCAATCACCCTCAGCATTATGCTGACTTGGCAAAATATGGTGGGTTGGTTTACCAACGCCAACAAGTCACCAGAAGTAAAAGTACGAGATGATGGTAGCCCCGTTTATGAGTACCAACCGCGCTTAGGAGAGAGCCAAGGCAATTTCAATGAGTGGGTCGTGGATCGCCATCGGGTTGGATGTGTATTAGATCGTGCGGGCCGAGATGCCAACGCCAATCCCCAAGAAGGAGAAGGACAGTGGGCGATCGCTTCCCTAGCACCTCCCTATACGTCAGAAGTGTTCTACCACACCCGCTGGAATCCAGTTGGGGATGGGGCTGAGATTTGGCAAACCTTTGCCCAAGACGGGTCTTTAGCAGACTGTAGCGACGAAACCCCCGCAGCAGCAGGAGAGCAGGTGGGAGCCGCGATCGCCATCCGCTTTATCCTCGCACCCGGTGAGTCGCGCCAGATTCCCTTTGTGCTGGCTTGGGATTTTCCTGTCACTGAGTTTGCCGCTGGAATCGAGTACTATCGCCGCTATACCGATTTCTTTGGCCGCAATGGGCAGAATGCTTGGTCGATGGTGCGTACCGCCTTAAAGCATTACGAAAACTGGAATGCCAAAATTCAAGCTTGGCAGCAGCCAATTCTAGAGCGAACTGATTTGCCCCACTGGTTCAAGATGGCGCTGTTTAATGAGTTGTACGACCTCACGGATGGCGGAGCGCTGTGGAGTGCGGCGAGCGATCGCGACCCCATTGGTCAGTTTGCCGTTTTGGAATGTATTGACTACCGCTGGTACGAAAGCTTGGACGTGCGGCTGTATGGCTCCTTTGGGCTACTGATGCTGTGGCCCGAACTAGAAAAATCGGTGATGCGAGCTTTTGCCCGTGCCATTCCTGCCGCTGACGATCGCACCAGGGTGATTGGTTACTACTACACCATCGGCGCAGAAAGCCCCACAGCGGTGAGAAAAGTGGCGAACGCCACCCCGCACGACTTGGGCGCTCCCAACGAGCATGTGTGGGAGAAAACCAACTACACCAGCTACCAAGACTGCAATCTCTGGAAGGATTTGCCCTCCGATTTTGTCTTGCAGGTGTACCGGGATTACCTGCTCACCGGGGCCAACGATGTTCAGTTTTTAGAAGAGTGCTGGCCCTCCGTCGTGGCGGCGTTGGCCTATCTCAAAACCTTCGACCTCGATGGCGATGGCATCCCGGAAAACTCTGGTGCCCCCGACCAAACCTTCGATGATTGGCGATTGCAGGGTATTAGCGCCTACTGTGGTGGCTTGTGGATTGCTGCTTTAGAAGCCGTGATCGCCATTGGTCAGATTCTCATCAGCCAGCCTGCTGCAACTAGCCCGACAGCTGATACGGCTGAGATTATGAGCGCGATCGCTACTTATCAAACTTGGTTAGCTCAAGCTCGTCCGCTCTATCAAGCAAAACTGTGGAACGGCCAATACTACCGCCTCGACAGTGGAAGTGGCTCAGATGTGGTGATGGCAGACCAGCTCTGCGGTCAGTTTTATGCTCGGTTGCTGAGCTTACCCGATGTAGTCCCCCTAGATTGTGCTCACACCGCCCTAAAGACCATCTATGAAGCTTGCTTCTTGAAATTTTTTGACGGTGAATATGGAGCAGCCAATGGAGTGAAACCGGATGGCTCTCCCGAAAATCCCAAAGCGACTCATCCGTTAGAAGTTTGGACTGGAATTAACTTCGGACTCGCTGCTTTTTTGCTACAGATGGAGATGAAGACTGAGGCATTTCAACTGACCGAGGCAGTCGTGCAGCAAATTTACAATCACGGTTTGCAATTCCGGACACCCGAAGCGATTACCGCCAATGGCACCTTTCGAGCCAGCCATTATTTGCGGCCAATGGCAATCTGGGCGATCTACGGAGTTCTGAGTGGGTTTCATACGGAGTCTTAATTCAGACAATCCATAGATTGTTTAAATTTGCGCTACTTCTGCCATTGTTTAGGGATAGCTTTATAGGACTGTCTCGCTTGATGGTGCAGGAGTTGCTCCCTACCCTCCAGCACCATTCAGCTTCTCGTAATCGGCAGTAGGGGCGCAGTGGGTGAAATGAAAAAGTTCTCGTTCTATATTGCTTTTCTGTGTAGCTTATTTCTATTTTTAGGAGTGGGTCTGGTTCAAGCTTATGAGCCTCAGGCCCATGAGAATCAGGCCCGTGAGAGTCAGGCGATCGCGCCACCTCCAGAGTTGCTTGCTACCGCTCAGGCTAAGGCTCCTCCGGTCTTTGCGCCGATGGAGAGTCCCATGGGTAATGAAGCCACAACTAACCTTGAAGCCCAAGCGATCGCCTCTGCTGACAACGACTCGGAAGATGCACCAGCAGAGGATTCGGATCTGCCTGATCTACAACCCTTCGATAAAGTCATTAAAAAAACACGGAAATCAGAAGGGCTATTTACCCTTTACCGCAATAAAGAATCAGGCAAAATCTACGCTGAAATCAAGCCAGGACAGCTAAACCAAAACTTTTTAGCGACCATGACCCTAGAGTCGGGGATTGGGGAAAGCGGCCTCTACAGTGGTTTACCAACTGGGGACTTTCTGTTTCAGTTTCGGCGGGTGAATCAAAACATTCATTTTGTGGTTCCCAACACCTACTTCCGCACCCGTGCAGGAGATCCACAACAGCGCTCCATTGACCGCTCCTTTAGTGACTCTGTACTCGCATCTCTGCCGATCAAAAGCATTCACCCCAAGCGAAAAACTCTTTTGGTCGATTTAGGGCCAATGTTGCTCAATGACTTTGCCAGCCTCTCTCCAGTTGTGAGCTGGATGCTAGAAACCCCCTATAGTATCGATGCGAGTAAGTCTTACTTTGGGCCTGCTAAAGCATTTCCGTTTAACGTAGAAATCGAGTCAGTCTATGGCTTTTCGGGCGGAGGTGACGAGGGTGGTTCCTCTTATGTCAATGCCTTACCAGACAGCCGAGGGTTGACCTTGCGGGTGCACTACAGTTGGTCAGAACTGCCAAAAAATAACCCCTACCGTCCGCGATTAGCAGACGATCGCGTCGGTTACTTTATTACGGCTTACCAAGATTTTTCAGACAGCAACCGCCGAGAGCCTTTTGTTCGCTATATCAACCGATGGGACTTACAGAAACAAGACCCTGATGCTGCTCTGTCACCACCAAAACAGCCCATTGTGTTTTGGATTGAGAACACAGTGCCCCTAGAGTACCGGGAGACCGTGCGAGAAGGGGTCTTGATGTGGAATCGAGCCTTCGAGAAAATTGGCTTCCTCAACGCGATCGAAGTCAAGCAGATGCCTGACAACGCCACTTGGGACCCTGCTGACATCCGCTACAACACGATCCGCTGGTTCAATTCCTTTGACAGCGCTTTTGCGATGGGGCCTTCCCGCGTCAATCCGCTCACAGGAGAAATCCTTGACGCTGACATTATTGTAGATGCCAACTTCATTCGCTACTTGAAGCAAGGTTTTCAGGCATTAGTGTCGCAAAACCAACCCTCTAGTCAGCCTTCGGGTCAGCCTTCTGGTCAAGCAGCCCCTAAGAACTTATGTGCCCTTAGTGGGGTTCAACCACGTTACCTACAAGCCCTACAAGCAGACTCTGCGATCGCTAAGCCCGCTATTCCCTCCGCTGTAGCCCGGATCGTGCAGCAGACCCATGAACAAGATGCTTGTTATGGCATGGAACTAGCTCATCAATTTGCCGCAGGGCACCTCTCCCTATCTCTGTTGCAGAATGTCATGCCTCGCGGCCCAGAGATGCAAAAGTATATCCATCAGTTCATGCGAGAGCTGATTGCCCATGAAGTCGGTCATACCTTAGGACTACGGCATAATTTTCATGGCAGCACAATGGTTCAGCCCCAAGACCTAAACAAGACTAAACTCACTCAATCTCAGGGTTTAGTGGCCTCGGTGATGGACTACAATGCCGCCAACTTAGCCCCCCAAGGTAGCAAGCAAGGAGACTATTTTACTGAAGTAGTCGGTCCCTACGATGAGTGGGCGATCGAGTACGGATATAAGCCAATTGTCGCAACCGTGCCACAGGCAGAAGTCCGAGAGCTACAGGCGATCGCCCAACGCGCCCCCCAATCAGAACTAGCCTACGCTACCGACGAAGATGTCATGGCAGGTCTTGATCCAGAGGTGAATGCCTTCGATCTCAGTGGCGATGTCCTACTCTACTCGCAGTGGCAAATGGACAACGCTCGTGAAATGTGGAAGCGTCTAGAGAAGCGATATCCCGTGGCAGGCGAAAGCTATAGCGAAGTTCGAGATATCTTTGACACCATCTTTTTCTACTACTTAGGCTACGCCCTCAACGCCAACAACTTTATCGGTGGGCAATCTCTGAGCCGTTATCACGGTGGAGACGCAGCGGGACGCTTGCCCCTAGAACCAATCCCTGTAGAACAACAGCGGCAAGCCCTAGCGGTAGTGCAAAAATATGTGTTCAATGAGGAGTCGTTCCAGTTCTCCCCCCAACTCCTGAACAAGTTAGCACCTTCACGCTGGAACCATTGGGGCACCAATGTACCCGTGTTTAATCTCGACTACCCTATCCACGATCGCGTCTTATTCTTGCAAAAGATTGTGCTGCGAGATCTACTCTCTGCCGAGCGCCTCAGCCGTCTGCAAGATACAGAACTTAAAACTGAGCCTGGTAAAGCTTTAACCTTGCCAGAACTCTTCGACACTCTCCAAACCAGCATATGGCAAGGGGTAGTGAAATCCAATGACCAGCCGATGAAGTTTTCCAGCTTGAATCGCGCCCTACAACGCGAGCATCTTAATGTCTTAACAGCAATGGTGCTGCGGAAGCGAGAAGCTCCAGAAGATGCCCGCACCCTGGCATGGTACGAACTACGCCAATTACACAGCTCGCTGAGCGCCACCTTACGCAAACAAGGCCGCAAGCTAGACACCTACAACAAAGCCCACTTAGAGGAAACCCGCGATCGCATTGCTAAAACCCTAGAAGCCCAGTTGCAAACCAACTGAGTCGCACAGGATGGAGATGGCAGGAAAACGGCAGAGGCTGTATAGAAACGCGCTCATCTTTCCTCCATCTCTCCTAAGAATTACAGGGCTCTTAATCTTGAACTGCACTTGCGAAGGGGATCACGTTAGTCTTTCGAGACAGGATTCCTCCGGAGTTTTGGCGCATCGTTAGAAATATCTATTGGCTCAGGTTCGTGTTACGGCACTTCATGGGCCGACATGGAATAACGAATTCAAGAGAAAACCATGTTTGCAGACTTCAAGCCCACTGCAGTGCTAGAGGAAAACGAACTCCCTAGTCAAGACTCCCCCCTAGATATCGCGGGTGCCTTTGATCCATTCCTCAGCTTAGGAGCCCTTGATAGCGATGCCGAAAACTGGGCAGAATTACTCGCCTACTCCTGGGGTGTTGACTGGACGACTTCAGATTCGGCTACCAGTGATGTAGATGCAGCCTAAACAAACCCTTTACCAGTCTCAGACCTCATCATCCAGGCTTTAAGGCAGCCTCAGCTAAAGATTTACTCACCACGTTAAACTCAATACTTTCAAGCGATCGCCCTTTGTCATCCCCCTAGACGAAGCGGCGATTATTTTTACCTCAAAGTTGGGAATACTGAAGTCTTGGACTCTCAGCCTTTACCTGCTTTGTCTACAGATTAAAAGATTAAGTCTTCTCACCAAGAGTAATTTCTGCGATTTTCCGCCCTTTAGGAACAGTATAAATTTATACTTCGTCTCCCTCTTATATCCAAGACATGATTTCCTTTTGCTCAGCTTCAATTCTTATGTCAGTTCCCGCTGCAATCTGCGATCGCTAGAGCCTTACTCATTTCTAAGCTTCCTCAGGGACTTATCAGCCAACCATGAAAAAATTACTGTATTCAGGCATGATCATTGTCTGCCTCGCCGCCGTGACGATGCCTGCGATGGCTAAAGGCAAACCTCAAAAGCAACAGAAGCCGCAAAAAACAGAGAAAGTTTCCGAGCAGCCTAGCTCA
This region of Trichocoleus desertorum NBK24 genomic DNA includes:
- a CDS encoding GH116 family glycosyl hydrolase; the protein is MTNQHPLSEIPACAWQRPIGLGWDKPYTVRYASNLDDGPWHGMPLGGFGAGCIGRSSRGDFNLWHIDGGEHVFQSIPACQFSVFEQVGTETPQAYALCTEPPADGSLNEWQWYSKESGTYHALYPRSWFVYSGVFQAELTCQQFSPIWAHNYQEASYPIAVFEWTAHNPTDQPITLSIMLTWQNMVGWFTNANKSPEVKVRDDGSPVYEYQPRLGESQGNFNEWVVDRHRVGCVLDRAGRDANANPQEGEGQWAIASLAPPYTSEVFYHTRWNPVGDGAEIWQTFAQDGSLADCSDETPAAAGEQVGAAIAIRFILAPGESRQIPFVLAWDFPVTEFAAGIEYYRRYTDFFGRNGQNAWSMVRTALKHYENWNAKIQAWQQPILERTDLPHWFKMALFNELYDLTDGGALWSAASDRDPIGQFAVLECIDYRWYESLDVRLYGSFGLLMLWPELEKSVMRAFARAIPAADDRTRVIGYYYTIGAESPTAVRKVANATPHDLGAPNEHVWEKTNYTSYQDCNLWKDLPSDFVLQVYRDYLLTGANDVQFLEECWPSVVAALAYLKTFDLDGDGIPENSGAPDQTFDDWRLQGISAYCGGLWIAALEAVIAIGQILISQPAATSPTADTAEIMSAIATYQTWLAQARPLYQAKLWNGQYYRLDSGSGSDVVMADQLCGQFYARLLSLPDVVPLDCAHTALKTIYEACFLKFFDGEYGAANGVKPDGSPENPKATHPLEVWTGINFGLAAFLLQMEMKTEAFQLTEAVVQQIYNHGLQFRTPEAITANGTFRASHYLRPMAIWAIYGVLSGFHTES
- a CDS encoding zinc-dependent metalloprotease codes for the protein MKKFSFYIAFLCSLFLFLGVGLVQAYEPQAHENQARESQAIAPPPELLATAQAKAPPVFAPMESPMGNEATTNLEAQAIASADNDSEDAPAEDSDLPDLQPFDKVIKKTRKSEGLFTLYRNKESGKIYAEIKPGQLNQNFLATMTLESGIGESGLYSGLPTGDFLFQFRRVNQNIHFVVPNTYFRTRAGDPQQRSIDRSFSDSVLASLPIKSIHPKRKTLLVDLGPMLLNDFASLSPVVSWMLETPYSIDASKSYFGPAKAFPFNVEIESVYGFSGGGDEGGSSYVNALPDSRGLTLRVHYSWSELPKNNPYRPRLADDRVGYFITAYQDFSDSNRREPFVRYINRWDLQKQDPDAALSPPKQPIVFWIENTVPLEYRETVREGVLMWNRAFEKIGFLNAIEVKQMPDNATWDPADIRYNTIRWFNSFDSAFAMGPSRVNPLTGEILDADIIVDANFIRYLKQGFQALVSQNQPSSQPSGQPSGQAAPKNLCALSGVQPRYLQALQADSAIAKPAIPSAVARIVQQTHEQDACYGMELAHQFAAGHLSLSLLQNVMPRGPEMQKYIHQFMRELIAHEVGHTLGLRHNFHGSTMVQPQDLNKTKLTQSQGLVASVMDYNAANLAPQGSKQGDYFTEVVGPYDEWAIEYGYKPIVATVPQAEVRELQAIAQRAPQSELAYATDEDVMAGLDPEVNAFDLSGDVLLYSQWQMDNAREMWKRLEKRYPVAGESYSEVRDIFDTIFFYYLGYALNANNFIGGQSLSRYHGGDAAGRLPLEPIPVEQQRQALAVVQKYVFNEESFQFSPQLLNKLAPSRWNHWGTNVPVFNLDYPIHDRVLFLQKIVLRDLLSAERLSRLQDTELKTEPGKALTLPELFDTLQTSIWQGVVKSNDQPMKFSSLNRALQREHLNVLTAMVLRKREAPEDARTLAWYELRQLHSSLSATLRKQGRKLDTYNKAHLEETRDRIAKTLEAQLQTN